A single Sander lucioperca isolate FBNREF2018 chromosome 24, SLUC_FBN_1.2, whole genome shotgun sequence DNA region contains:
- the si:dkey-1h24.2 gene encoding cholecystokinin receptor isoform X2, giving the protein MLNKRMRTVTNSFLLSLAVSDLMMAIFCMPFTLIPNILKDFIFGEAMCKTMSYFMGLSVSISTFSLVAIAIERYSAICNPLKSRAWQTRSHAYRVIAATWVVSLLIMVPYPVFSVLKSFPKANGTLGHMCRQYWPSRQAEQTWYVLLLFTLFFIPGVVMMVAYGLISRELFRGIHFELGQNRETTGQKNGVGKAATGSNDEDDGCYIQVSKKPSSAVELPTLSASSGATRAKTERPRSNTSEAKLQAKRRVIRMLMVIVALFFICWMPLFSANTWKAFDLGSASKALTGAPISFIHLLSYTSACVNPIIYCFMNTRFRKALLSTFACCCRNRLCRWWCRKKEGGEDGVTATSMATSMATSMSKFSYTTVSTTGTC; this is encoded by the exons ATGCTGAACAAGCGTATGCGGACCGTCACCAACTCCTTCCTGCTGTCGCTGGCGGTCAGCGACCTCATGATGGCCATCTTCTGCATGCCTTTCACCCTCATCCCCAACATCCTGAAGGACTTCATCTTCGGAGAGGCCATGTGCAAGACTATGTCCTACTTTATGG GGCTCTCTGTCAGCATCTCCACCTTCAGCCTTGTGGCCATTGCCATTGAGAGATACAGCGCCATCTGTAACCCGCTGAAGTCCCGCGCGTGGCAGACCCGATCCCACGCCTACCGTGTCATCGCTGCCACCTGGGTGGTGTCACTGCTAATCATGGTGCCCTACCCGGTGTTCAGTGTCCTCAAGTCTTTCCCCAAGGCCAACGGTACTCTTGGCCACATGTGTCGCCAGTACTGGCCCAGCAGGCAAGCTGAGCAGACCTG GTATGTATTGCTGCTGTTCACTCTGTTTTTCATCCCGGGAGTGGTAATGATGGTAGCGTACGGTCTGATCTCCAGAGAGCTCTTCCGAGGCATTCACTTTGAGCTGGGCCAGAACAGAGAGACCACCG GCCAGAAGAACGGTGTAGGAAAGGCCGCCACAGGGTCCAACGATGAGGACGATGGTTGCTACATCCAGGTGTCTAAAAAACCCTCCTCTGCTGTGGAGCTCCCCACCCTCTCTGCTTCATCTGGCGCCACCCGGGCCAAAACTGAGCGCCCCCGCAGCAACACCTCGGAGGCCAAGCTGCAGGCTAAGAGGCGAGTCATCCGCATGCTGATGGTGATCGTGGCGCTCTTCTTCATCTGTTGGATGCCCCTGTTCTCCGCCAACACCTGGAAGGCCTTTGACCTGGGGTCAGCCTCCAAAGCCCTCACAGGAGCGCCCATCTCCTTCATCCACCTGCTGTCCTACACCTCGGCCTGCGTTAACCCCATCATTTACTGCTTCATGAACACCCGTTTCCGCAAGGCCCTGCTGTCCACCTTCGCCTGCTGCTGCCGCAACCGGCTCTGCCGCTGGTGGTGCAGgaagaaggagggaggagaagacGGCGTCACCGCCACCTCCATGGCCACCTCCATGGCCACCTCCATGTCCAAGTTTAGCTACACCACCGTCAGCACCACGGGCACCTGTTGA